One Chaetodon trifascialis isolate fChaTrf1 chromosome 13, fChaTrf1.hap1, whole genome shotgun sequence DNA segment encodes these proteins:
- the marveld1 gene encoding MARVEL domain-containing protein 1 produces the protein MPPQPPQPQVRENILKFLNSFLGIIRILQIVFGAGLWVTIAANKYEGSIHFVLFVAVLFWLLTLALFFLTLLDKQDLVPLLGGDRWLSTNLAHDVAAAVLYLPAIGVMIYKTDRNSYCNLEQYKHLCLYKVYLTAAVFACLCCLVYLLSVIYGACRKCRGEQTVI, from the coding sequence atgccACCCCAACCTCCCCAGCCGCAGGTGAGGGAGAATATCCTGAAGTTCCTCAACAGTTTTTTGGGAATCATCCGGATCCTGCAGATTGTGTTCGGGGCCGGGCTGTGGGTGACCATCGCCGCCAACAAATACGAGGGCTCCATTCACTTCGTCCTGTTCGTCGCGGTCCTCTTCTGGCTCCTCACCCTcgccctcttcttcctcaccctcCTGGATAAGCAGGACCTCGTCCCGCTGCTGGGAGGGGACCGCTGGTTGTCCACCAACCTGGCGCACGACGTGGCCGCCGCCGTGCTCTACCTGCCGGCCATAGGTGTCATGATCTACAAGACGGATCGCAACTCGTACTGCAACCTGGAGCAGTACAAGCACCTCTGTCTGTACAAGGTCTACCTGACGGCCGCCGTGTTCGCCTGCCTGTGCTGCCTGGTTTACCTCCTGTCGGTTATTTATGGGGCGTGCAGGAAGTGTCGGGGAGAACAAACGGTCATCTGA
- the LOC139341756 gene encoding arginine vasopressin-induced protein 1-like, with translation MPPFPVFLRMDTGHGHPPSSVVAGPSSLWRLAERRSRKAGSGNIFSDVNLWQLQRLFRAAGDQDAEQRAQLVWGHGDEAELAQALIGLRARSHRRGLRTKGRDALGSHWLRAFNHLRIGESSPGSPGKDPTEESDSEARAHSSPEPHRHTSVGTTGRDTEATVGLTESQGPAMTSERPVRTSSGLRRGGESNPERYLHRILH, from the exons ATGCCACCGTTTCCCGTCTTTCTCCGGATGGACACCGGACACGGCCACCCTCCTTCGTCCGTGGTGGCGGGCCCGTCCTCGCTGTGGCGGCTGGccgagaggaggagcaggaaggcTGGCTCGGGGAACATTTTCAGCGATGTGAATCTGTGGCAGCTCCAGAGACTGTTCAGGGCGGCTGGGGACCAGGATGCGGAGCAGAGGGCCCAGCTGGTTTGGGGCCACGGGGACGAGGCTGAACTCGCTCAGGCATTGATAGGACTGAGGGCCCGAAGTCACAGGAGAGGGCTGAGGACGAAGGGGAGGGATGCACTGGGCTCACACTGGTTACGAGCCTTCAATCACCTCAG GATCGGGGAGAGCTCGCCTGGAAGCCCAGGGAAGGACCCCACAGAGGAGAGTGATTCTGAGGCAAGAGCACACAGCAGTCCAGAACCACACCGACACACCTCTGTGGGGACAACAGGAAGAGATACAGAGGCCACAGTGGGACTAACTGAGAGCCAGGGCCCTGCAATGACCTCTGAGAGACCAGTTAGAACCAGCTCGggactgaggagaggaggagagagcaacCCAGAGAGATACCTCCACAGAATACTCCACTGA